One window of Oreochromis niloticus isolate F11D_XX linkage group LG23, O_niloticus_UMD_NMBU, whole genome shotgun sequence genomic DNA carries:
- the mknk1 gene encoding MAP kinase-interacting serine/threonine-protein kinase 1 has protein sequence MVRHSVMTELQPFQPSLQGNSLALGQVGQNCGSIQENRNTSEERQNLSQDPAECEKSQPVNIPDTGKRKKKKRTRATDSSTGTFDDLYKLTHEVLGQGAYAKVQGCISLQNGHEYAVKIIEKSAGHSRSRVFREVETLYQCQGNKNILELIEFFEDNNCFYLVFEKLRGGSILTHIQNRKHFDELEASKVVKDIAQALDFLHTKGIAHRDLKLENILCEYTDQVSPVKICDFDLGSGVKLSSACTPITTPELTTPCGSAEYMAPEVVEVFTDEASFYDKRCDLWSLGVILYILLSGSPPFIGHCGSDCGWDRGERCRTCQSHLFESIQQGKYEFPDKDWAHITVGAKDLISKLLVRDATLRLSAAQVLKHPWVQGNAPERGLPTPRVLQRNSSTKDLTQFAAEAIAFNRQLSQHEEQREDVGAIVCSMRLSPPSNSRLARRRAQSSALRHGDFAPASDDTTA, from the exons ATGGTGAGGCACAGCGTGATGACGGAGTTGCAACCCTTCCAGCCCTCCCTCCAG GGTAACTCCCTGGCTTTGGGCCAAGTAGGGCAAAACTGTGGGAGCATTCAGGAGAACAGAAATACCTCAGAGGAGAGACAAAATCTTTCCCAAGACCCAGCAG AGTGTGAAAAAAGCCAGCCAGTGAACATCCCAGATACAGGTAAacgaaagaagaagaaaagaactaGAGCGACAGACAGCTCCACTGGCACTTTTGATG ATCTCTACAAATTGACTCATGAGGTGCTCGGCCAGGGAGCATATGCTAAAGTTCAAGGATGTATCAGCCTGCAGAATGGACATGAGTATGCCGTGAAG ATCATAGAAAAGAGTGCAGGACACAGCCGCAGCAGAGTCTTTCGAGAAGTGGAGACTCTTTATCAGTGTCAAGGAAATAA GAATATTTTGGAATTGATCGAATTCTTTGAGGACAACAACTGCTTTTATTTGGTATTTGAAAAGCTGCGTGGTG GTTCTATTCTTACACATATCCAAAACCGAAAGCACTTTGATGAACTGGAGGCTAGTAAGGTAGTGAAAGACATTGCCCAAGCTCTCGACTTTTTACACACAAAAG GCATTGCCCATAGAGACCTTAAGCTAGAAAACATACTCTGTGAATACACTGATCAG GTGTCGCCAGTAAAGATCTGTGACTTTGATCTAGGAAGTGGAGTAAAGCTCAGCAGTGCCTGTACACCCATAACAACCCCAGAGCTCACAACACCA TGTGGCTCAGCAGAGTACATGGCTCCAGAAGTAGTTGAGGTGTTTACTGATGAGGCCTCCTTCTACGACAAACGCTGTGATCTGTGGAGCCTCGGAGTCATCCTCTACATCTTACTGAGCGGCAGCCCACCCTTCATAGGACACTGTGGCTCTGACTGTGGCTGGGATCGGGGAGAAAGATGCAGAACATGCCAG AGTCACCTGTTTGAGAGCATCCAGCAGGGCAAATATGAATTTCCAGACAAGGACTGGGCCCACATCACAGTGGGCGCCAAGGACCTCATATCAAAGCTGTTGGTTCGGGACGCCACTCTGCGCCTCAGTGCTGCTCAGGTCCTCAAGCACCCTTGGGTGCAGGGG aATGCTCCAGAGAGAGGTCTTCCAACTCCTCGTGTTCTGCAGAG GAACAGCAGCACCAAAGATCTGACCCAGTTTGCAGCAGAAGCCATCGCCTTCAACCGGCAGCTATCCCAGCACGAGGAGCAGCGGGAGGACGTCGGAGCCATTGTTTGCTCCATGAGGCTTTCTCCTCCTTCTAACTCCAGGCTGGCTCGCAGACGGGCACAGTCCAGTGCTCTCCGGCACGGAGACTTTGCACCCGCTTCAGATGACACCACAGCCTGA
- the mob3c gene encoding MOB kinase activator 3C isoform X1, whose protein sequence is MALCLGQVFSKDKTFRPKKRFEPGTQRFELYKKAQASLKSGLDLRKVVQLPEGENLNDWIAVHVVDFFNRINLIYGTVSEYCSERTCPIMSGGLRYEYRWQDGKDYKRPTKLPALKYMNLLMDWIESLINNEEIFPTRVGVPFPKNFQQVCKKILSRLFRVFVHVYIHHFDSICSMGAEAHINTCYKHYYYFISEFNLIDHSELEPLKEMTEKICN, encoded by the exons ATGGCATTGTGTCTTGGTCAAGTGTTtagcaaagacaaaacatttaGGCCAAAGAAGCGCTTTGAGCCCGGTACGCAGCGGTTTGAACTGTACAAGAAGGCCCAGGCTTCGCTCAAATCTGGCTTGGACCTGAGGAAAGTAGTTCAGCTCCCAGAAGGCGAGAACCTCAATGACTGGATTGCTGTTCACGTGGTGGATTTCTTTAACAGAATTAACCTAATCTATGGCACAGTGAGCGAGTACTGCAGCGAGCGCACGTGCCCTATCATGTCTGGGGGACTGAGGTATGAGTACAGATGGCAGGATGGTAAAGACTACAAGAGACCCACCAAGCTGCCTGCTCTCAAGTACATGAATCTGCTGATGGACTGGATAGAGTCACTAATCAATAATGAGGAAATCTTCCCCACAAGAGTAG GAGTACCTTTCCCCAAGAACTTCCAGCAGGTGTGCAAGAAGATCCTGAGCCGTCTCTTCCGGGTGTTTGTGCACGTTTACATCCATCACTTTGACAGCATCTGCAGTATGGGTGCAGAGGCCCACATCAATACTTGCTACAAACACTATTATTATTTCATCTCAGAGTTCAACCTCATTGATCACTCTGAACTGGAGCCTCTG AAAGAGATGACAGAGAAGATATGCAATTAG
- the mob3c gene encoding MOB kinase activator 3C isoform X2, whose product MALCLGQVFSKDKTFRPKKRFEPGTQRFELYKKAQASLKSGLDLRKVVQLPEGENLNDWIAVHVVDFFNRINLIYGTVSEYCSERTCPIMSGGLRYEYRWQDGKDYKRPTKLPALKYMNLLMDWIESLINNEEIFPTREYLSPRTSSRCARRS is encoded by the exons ATGGCATTGTGTCTTGGTCAAGTGTTtagcaaagacaaaacatttaGGCCAAAGAAGCGCTTTGAGCCCGGTACGCAGCGGTTTGAACTGTACAAGAAGGCCCAGGCTTCGCTCAAATCTGGCTTGGACCTGAGGAAAGTAGTTCAGCTCCCAGAAGGCGAGAACCTCAATGACTGGATTGCTGTTCACGTGGTGGATTTCTTTAACAGAATTAACCTAATCTATGGCACAGTGAGCGAGTACTGCAGCGAGCGCACGTGCCCTATCATGTCTGGGGGACTGAGGTATGAGTACAGATGGCAGGATGGTAAAGACTACAAGAGACCCACCAAGCTGCCTGCTCTCAAGTACATGAATCTGCTGATGGACTGGATAGAGTCACTAATCAATAATGAGGAAATCTTCCCCACAAGA GAGTACCTTTCCCCAAGAACTTCCAGCAGGTGTGCAAGAAGATCCTGA